The window AGGGACGGTGGCTCTGCGGGAGATCCGCAAGTATCAGAAGAACACGGAGCTGCTCATCCGGAAGCTACCGTTCCAGCGGCTGGTGCGTGAGATCGCGCAGGCCTTCAAGACGGACCTTCGGTTCCAGATGTCGGCGGTGTCGGCGCTGCAGGAGGCGGCCGAGGCGTACCTGGTGGGCCTCTTCGAGGACACCAACCTCTGCGCCATCCACGCCAAGCGGGTCACCATCATGCCCAAGGACATCCAGCTCGCACGCCGCATCAGGGGCGAGAGGGCTTGACCTGCTGCCGCCTTCCCGTCGTCATGCCAATGTTCCCACCCCCTCATCTCGGACACGATCGATTCCTTAACCGATCAAATATGTGCAAAT of the Musa acuminata AAA Group cultivar baxijiao chromosome BXJ3-2, Cavendish_Baxijiao_AAA, whole genome shotgun sequence genome contains:
- the LOC103976538 gene encoding histone H3.2-like, which produces MARTKQTARKSTGGKTPHKKLATKASRKTAPATGGVKKPHRFRPGTVALREIRKYQKNTELLIRKLPFQRLVREIAQAFKTDLRFQMSAVSALQEAAEAYLVGLFEDTNLCAIHAKRVTIMPKDIQLARRIRGERA